Part of the Drosophila kikkawai strain 14028-0561.14 chromosome 3L, DkikHiC1v2, whole genome shotgun sequence genome is shown below.
CCGCCGGCACCTTCATGCCAAATGTGAAGATAGTCAGAGCCAGCTTGAGTATAAAGGTGAGCATCAGCAGCCAAATGGAGCTGTAGACGCCAGGGCCAGGCTCTGTGACCTCAATGATACTGTTGCCCATCGTAATGTTCATGCGTTTGTACTcgctaaaagaaaaaaatttttttaaattaatagagataatttacaaaataattgtaaaatatttgaaacCCACCACAAGGGATTGGTGACATCGCCGGGCGAGCACTTGCTGACCAACAGGAAGATCAGCTCGTTCATGTTCATGCGGGTAAAGGGGTTCGGGTAGCAGATGATGCCAGTGACCAGAGTCACAAAGAGCACCTCCATGACGGGATACTGGCCCAGCTTGCTGAATTTCCTATAGCGGCACCACCACAAGTTCGCCTTGATGAAAAACGTACCAATCACACCCTGAAAATGTaccaaaaactattaaaatgtATCAAAAAGTAAGTAAACAAAAGAACCTTACCCCCATTATTCCCAGGAAAACAAAGGGAATGAGCTCAAAGAAAATCCACGGTTTGTTATACTCCACAAAGAAAAGCACGGAATGCTCATTGCCAAATGGAGTCAGCGATCGCAGCACGAAAGCGGCGATCAGGGCACAAAAGAAGGAACGCCACAAGGTCTTCAGGGGAAAGTAATAGGATACCTCCTCCAGCGAGAACAAAACTCCTCCAATTGGTGCTCCGAAAGCCACTGAAACGCcggccgccgctgctgctgatagAATCTCACGCTTCTTGGCCTCGTTCCTTCCATATTTGGGGAAAACGTGCGAGAATATGTTGCCAATACAGCTGGCAATATGGACCATAGGTCCCTCTTTGCCCAGCGTAAGGCCAGCGGACACAGAGAGCATCAGACCCACTGATTTGATCAGCAGCGTCCACTTGCCCAAGTAGCCGCGTATGATGAAGCCCGACAAGATGGTCTTGATCTCCGGTATACCCGATCCGCAGGCGTATGGGGCGAACATCCGCACCAGTGAGGCGCTGAGAGAGGCGAACAGCAGTGCCCAAAGCACATACCAAATATAGGCGACGATATACGGTCCGGTGCCATTTCGATCCAGGCCAAATATCTCCGGCCAGGTCTTCCACTGTTATAAGAGAAGACGGCGCATCAAGTTATTCCGTTACTATTAAGGCAGCACACAACTCACCGTCGAGCAGTTGCCTTCCTCAAACACCGATTGCTTGGCCGGGTAACAGCACTGCTCTCGATTAAACCAAAAGGCGGGTGGACAAATACCATGCTTCAGGTCGGACATCCAACTGGCGCCAATGTCCACCATGCCGGCCACACAGCCAGCGGCAATGCCGACGAGTAGAACGCACAACCACCCAGATCCGGCATCAATGGAGCCCTGGAAGCACAATATAAAGATAAGTTCTGTTATGgtcaaaaaaaaagcagcttCCTACCTTGATCAAATCCCACAGCGAGTCCTGCCGCTTCTTCACAATGTAGCGATGTCGCATCCGATCTCGAGCAATGTCCCTTTGCCAGTCGATGGTATGGAAATCCTCATACTGACCAATCCCCGGAATATCATCCTGCACATCCGAGGAGCCATAGAAGGACAGTGCTCCTAAAGATAAAAACATAAGCACATAAATTATCTCCATTTTGACAACACAAGCTTGGATTCTTCATGTTCGTTAGCAATGATCAAAGTTCAGATTCAGGTTCACTTACATTGGGGGCACAGGGATACTTGACTATTATATTCTTGATTTACTTGATTGTTTCTTGTGGGTAATTTCTTCTTCCTGGCAATTACGACTCTGTAAACAGAGAGTTATATTCCCCGATTTGAGCTCCATTTGCTAACATCATAATTCGGCTGCTATcgagtttatatatatgtgaaTTAGTGTATTTACCCAACACATTCATacaatacatttaattttcattcaaATAAACAGCTCTGCCAGTTGGTTAAGTCACTTAATATCATGAATTAGCATCACGTGACTAAACTATGGAGCACTGTGTTTACCTATCGTGCCTTTACTCTTTGTCCAAACAGGGAATTGATTCCCCTGAGGCCGCAATTATGCACATATGTCTGATTGCTAATGATCGTGGAtattaattgaattgaattccCCACTTGGAGCAAGTACAGCTGTGTGCCACGCCACCGAAAAAGCGGAGCGTACTCATATGATCATGATCTTGATTAACACCGCAGACAGCAGACGCTTTGCGCAATGGGATCCcgatctctcgctctcgcccTCTCTCTCACTTCTGAACTCACCGTCCATGGGATCACCGAAGGCACTGTGAGTTGGCACATGCTGGTGCATTGTTCGCTGACTGTGGCCACCTGAGTGTCCAAACTCTCGCTCAGTATCCGATTCGGTGGCCGTTTCCCGGTGATAGCCGCTACTGCTTCCGCCTCCTCCACCGATGCCGCCACCGATTACATCGCCCGGACTAGAACGCGGTGTGATGTCGATCATATCCTCCTCGTCTGTGCCCGCCGTCGCTGTCAGCGAAGTGGTCAGCTTAGAGTGCTGCGCCAGCGGATGGTCGTGGAAGCTACCGTCACTGTCGCCCGTAGCTCCGTTCGTGTGGCCGTTCGACTGGAAGAGAGAAAATAACGAAACCCAAATCAGATATCAGATATGGCTTTCGGGGGATCTCAGGGGGATTTATGGGCGCTTTGTTTATGCATTGAAACTGATAAGATTAGGATCGGCATACAATACACACATCTGTGCGTGAAATTCTGAATAATTTCTAGCATTTCCGCCCCCTTGTGTCAGATGTTTTTGGATCCGGATAATGTGATTACTCGAGCGAATGAAACTATCGCTGGGCAGTAAGCTGGGCTAAATCTGTGGTGAGTAAATTTCGTGTGAATTCTCAAGTGATAAGTAAACTCAAAGAGTTTAAGAAGAAATTGAACTGATTCTGTTATTTCTAAGATAGTTTCCggtttcttttataattaatttaaacggcTTTTTAATAGATAAcataatgattatttttaacaCAAAATATTCAAGCCAAAGACACCACCTATTTACGTGTTTTTGTGCGTAATGTGATGGCGATGGGGTTAAGGCCCACCTGGGCTTATCACGTATGTGGGCTGCGTACCTTTTTCATCACCGTCTGGTAGGCGGTTATGTAGCTGTTGCCCTCCGCCGCAGCCTCTCTGCTGCCCTTAAGCGGAAACTTTTCCATTCCTGTCCCTGTCCAGCTGCTGCTATTCTACGCGTATAATTCTAGATATTCCAAATTATTCACAAATTTTTGTTGCGTTTTTGCGTTGCAGTCGAGGCAGCGCAGTAGCAGCGCAGCGAGCGCACGTCACTAagtacaaacacacacaaacagttGTTGGAGCCAATCACTTCACTTTCTTTCCATTTTACTCGCTTTGGAGGTGTGCACTCGTTTGGCTTGGCATTGGGATGGATCGAACAGGTATTTTAATCACTTATATAGTACACATTTCATTGGTAAAGTGCTTACTTTTGTGTgcgaatattttatttgcaaaaaaCCACATTCAGTGTGACCAGAGCGTGATAAGCCAGTTAATACCAGATGTTGGGATTATCGAAAATGAGCCGATAACTCTACTGCGATGACTGATCTCTCAAATAAACTGTTTTCAAAAGTAATCTTTGAAAAGCGGTCAAATTtcaaaagaataaatatttttcagtcCGCAGACAGTCCCTTTCTGAACCGTGCTTcacttgtaaatatttacaatataaCGGTGCATTTTATATGAACATATTTTCCAGTATATTTTCCGGATTCTTGGATCTGCCAGTATTATTGTATCAACACATTTTTTCGGTGCCTCCGCCTGGTCACTCTGGTCACCGAATTTGTTTACGCCGTACACTCAGCACGGATTTCGGTtgggccaacaacaacagcacagcGCGCCAGCATAAACAACGAGAGTGAGATGGCCGGCTTTGTGGCGGTGCACACAGGTTTGTATACACGGATCCGCCCCGACCGACGGCCAGATGATTGATGGCCGCCATCCGTTTTCAGGGGCTGGCAACTGCATAGACGAGACCAAGTACCAGCGGGTGATCAAGGAGGCGTGCCTGCGGGCGACGGAGATACTGCGCAACGGCGGCTCCGCCGTGGATGCCTGTGAGGCGGCCATCGTCCGGCTGGAGAACTGCGGCTACACGAACGCCGGCTTCGGCTCCAA
Proteins encoded:
- the ClC-c gene encoding H(+)/Cl(-) exchange transporter 3 isoform X2; translation: MRHRYIVKKRQDSLWDLIKGSIDAGSGWLCVLLVGIAAGCVAGMVDIGASWMSDLKHGICPPAFWFNREQCCYPAKQSVFEEGNCSTWKTWPEIFGLDRNGTGPYIVAYIWYVLWALLFASLSASLVRMFAPYACGSGIPEIKTILSGFIIRGYLGKWTLLIKSVGLMLSVSAGLTLGKEGPMVHIASCIGNIFSHVFPKYGRNEAKKREILSAAAAAGVSVAFGAPIGGVLFSLEEVSYYFPLKTLWRSFFCALIAAFVLRSLTPFGNEHSVLFFVEYNKPWIFFELIPFVFLGIMGGVIGTFFIKANLWWCRYRKFSKLGQYPVMEVLFVTLVTGIICYPNPFTRMNMNELIFLLVSKCSPGDVTNPLCEYKRMNITMGNSIIEVTEPGPGVYSSIWLLMLTFILKLALTIFTFGMKVPAGLFIPSLLLGAIMGRIVGIGVEQFAYSYPNIWFFTGECADSNLITPGLYAVVGAAAVLGGVTRMTVSLVVIMFELTGGVRYIVPLMAAAMASKWVGDALGRQGIYDAHIALNGYPFLDSKEEFAHTTLAADVMQPKRNETLNVITQDSMTVDDVENLLKETEHNGYPVVVSRENQYLVGFVLRRDLNLAIGNAKRLIEGISSSSIVLFTSTQPTQNLGPQPLKLKKILDMAPITVTDQTPMETVVDMFRKLGLRQTLVTHNGRLLGVITKKDVLRHVKQMDNEDPNTVLFN
- the ClC-c gene encoding H(+)/Cl(-) exchange transporter 5 isoform X1; its protein translation is MEKFPLKGSREAAAEGNSYITAYQTVMKKSNGHTNGATGDSDGSFHDHPLAQHSKLTTSLTATAGTDEEDMIDITPRSSPGDVIGGGIGGGGGSSSGYHRETATESDTEREFGHSGGHSQRTMHQHVPTHSAFGDPMDGALSFYGSSDVQDDIPGIGQYEDFHTIDWQRDIARDRMRHRYIVKKRQDSLWDLIKGSIDAGSGWLCVLLVGIAAGCVAGMVDIGASWMSDLKHGICPPAFWFNREQCCYPAKQSVFEEGNCSTWKTWPEIFGLDRNGTGPYIVAYIWYVLWALLFASLSASLVRMFAPYACGSGIPEIKTILSGFIIRGYLGKWTLLIKSVGLMLSVSAGLTLGKEGPMVHIASCIGNIFSHVFPKYGRNEAKKREILSAAAAAGVSVAFGAPIGGVLFSLEEVSYYFPLKTLWRSFFCALIAAFVLRSLTPFGNEHSVLFFVEYNKPWIFFELIPFVFLGIMGGVIGTFFIKANLWWCRYRKFSKLGQYPVMEVLFVTLVTGIICYPNPFTRMNMNELIFLLVSKCSPGDVTNPLCEYKRMNITMGNSIIEVTEPGPGVYSSIWLLMLTFILKLALTIFTFGMKVPAGLFIPSLLLGAIMGRIVGIGVEQFAYSYPNIWFFTGECADSNLITPGLYAVVGAAAVLGGVTRMTVSLVVIMFELTGGVRYIVPLMAAAMASKWVGDALGRQGIYDAHIALNGYPFLDSKEEFAHTTLAADVMQPKRNETLNVITQDSMTVDDVENLLKETEHNGYPVVVSRENQYLVGFVLRRDLNLAIGNAKRLIEGISSSSIVLFTSTQPTQNLGPQPLKLKKILDMAPITVTDQTPMETVVDMFRKLGLRQTLVTHNGRLLGVITKKDVLRHVKQMDNEDPNTVLFN